In Thamnophis elegans isolate rThaEle1 chromosome 4, rThaEle1.pri, whole genome shotgun sequence, the following proteins share a genomic window:
- the LOC116507641 gene encoding claudin-4-like, translating into MAALALQLVGLALSILGWLGSILACALPMWKVTAFIGSNIIVAQVFWEGLWMNCVYESTGQMQCKVYDSLLDLPADLQTSRALVVVSIAMSFLALLIAISGARCTRFVEDPKTKAKVLMIAGVVFILAGVALLFPVSWSARNIVSNFYNPLVPEALKRELGISLYIGWAASAFLILGGGTFCCFLPPKEDNKSYPMRYWTGRHPSASSYARKVYV; encoded by the coding sequence ATGGCAGCCCTGGCACTGCAGCTGGTTGGGCTGGCACTGTCTATCTTGGGCTGGCTGGGCTCTATTTTGGCCTGTGCCCTGCCCATGTGGAAGGTGACGGCTTTCATCGGATCCAACATCATTGTGGCACAGGTCTTCTGGGAGGGGCTGTGGATGAACTGTGTTTACGAAAGCACTGGCCAGATGCAGTGTAAGGTCTATGACTCCCTACTTGACCTACCAGCAGACCTACAAACCAGCCGCGCCTTGGTGGTGGTCTCCATCGCCATGTCTTTCCTGGCTCTCCTGATTGCCATCTCTGGAGCAAGGTGCACCCGCTTTGTAGAAGACCCAAAGACCAAGGCTAAAGTTTTGATGATAGCTGGTGTGGTGTTCATCCTAGCTGGAGTGGCGCTCCTCTTTCCTGTCTCCTGGTCAGCAAGGAACATTGTCAGCAACTTCTATAATCCACTCGTTCCTGAGGCCCTGAAGAGAGAACTGGGTATCTCACTTTACATAGGTTGGGCAGCTAGTGCTTTCCTGATCCTTGGTGGAGGCACCTTCTGTTGCTTCCTTCCTCCAAAGGAGGACAATAAATCCTATCCAATGAGATACTGGACAGGAAGACACCCTTCTGCCAGCAGCTATGCCCGCAAAGTCTATGTATGA
- the LOC116508153 gene encoding claudin-4-like produces MASMGMQVLGIALSVIGWLGSILCCGLPMWRVTAFIGNNIVVAQIIWEGLWMDCVVQSTGQMQCKIYDSMLALAQDMQAARALVVIAIVLAIIGIFFSITGGKCTSCVEEEATKAKVMIFSGVLFIISSIVLLIPLCWTANNIIRDFYNPMIPESLKRDLGTSLYIGWAACGLLLIGGALLCCNCPPRHEKPYSTKYTASQAVPTSNYV; encoded by the coding sequence ATGGCTTCCATGGGGATGCAAGTCTTGGGAATTGCCTTGTCGGTGATCGGCTGGCTAGGTAGCATCCTCTGTTGTGGGTTGCCGATGTGGAGGGTGACAGCCTTTATAGGCAATAACATTGTGGTGGCCCAAATTATTTGGGAGGGCCTATGGATGGACTGTGTAGTCCAGAGCACGGGTCAGATGCAATGCAAGATCTACGATTCTATGTTGGCACTGGCGCAGGACATGCAAGCTGCTCGGGCTCTGGTAGTCATTGCCATCGTGCTGGCCATCATTGGCAtcttcttctccatcactggGGGAAAGTGCACCAGCTGCGTGGAAGAGGAAGCTACCAAAGCCAAGGTGATGATCTTCTCTGGAGTCCTCTTCATCATCTCCAGCATCGTGCTTCTGATTCCACTCTGCTGGACAGCAAACAACATCATACGAGATTTCTACAACCCCATGATCCCAGAGAGCCTAAAGCGGGACTTGGGGACTTCTCTCTATATTGGCTGGGCTGCCTGTGGCCTGCTGCTCATCGGAGGAGCGCTACTGTGTTGCAACTGCCCCCCCAGGCATGAGAAACCCTATTCGACAAAGTACACAGCATCTCAAGCAGTGCCAACCAGCAACTACGTCTAA